CCGAAGGCGGGGCCGGTTTGGTTATAACCGGTAACGTGATGGTGGATCGCCGCTATTTGGAGCGGCCTGGCAACCTGGCCATTGATCAAAACGGCGGCGAGGCCGAACTGGCCGCTTTGGCTAAGGCGGGCACGGTCAACGGCAATCAGTTGTGGGCGCAGTTGAGCCACTCGGGACGCCAAACTATCCGCTACATTACTGCCGAACCCTTGGGACCTTCCGCCATCCCCGTGAAACTGCCCGGGGGCGCGTTCGGCAAACCCCGCGCCCTCACCGAGGATGAAATTCAAGACATCATCCAGCGCTTTACCCGTGCTGCGGTTTTCGCCAAACAGGCCGGCATTACCGGCGTTCAGCTGCATTCCGCCCACGGCTATCTGCTGAGCGAGTTTTTGTCCCCCAAAGCCAACGTGCGCACGGATCAGTGGGGGGGATCGATCGAAAACCGTGCGCGCCTGCTATTGGAAATTGTCCGTTCGATCCGCAGCGAAGTGGGGCCACAGTTCCCCATCTGCGTGAAGCTCAACTCGGCGGACTTCCAAAAAGGCGGTTTCAGCAACGAGGAGTCGATGCAAGTGGCCCAATGGCTGGAAGAAGCCAGTGTGGACTTATTGGAGATTTCCGGTGGCACCTACGAGCAACTCTCGTTTTTCGGCACGGGTGCCGAAGGTGACAAACAATCGCCCAAGGCCCAGAGCACCCTGGAGCGCGAAGCCTATTTCCTCGAGTACGCCGAACGGATGCGCAAGGTGACCCGTATTCCCTTGATGGTCACTGGCGGCTTTCGCAGTCTGGTGGGCATGAACAAGGCCCTGGCGGATGACGCACTGGACGTCATCGGTTTGGGGCGCCCCATGTGCGTGAACACCGATCTGCCCAATCAGTTGCTCGACGGCAGCTGCTCGGCCGCACCGCGCTATGAAGACACCCTGCGCATTGGTCCCGGCATCTTGGGCCCCGCCAGCCGCATCAATCGACTGCGCAACTTCAACCACATGTACGCGCAAGGCTGGTATTGCGTGCAACTGCTCCGCATAGGACGCGGCAAGGCGCCCAAGCCCGGCCTCTGGCCCGCACTGGGCGTAGCGCAATACTTGGCCAGCGAAATGCGTGCACTCAGAGCCTTGGCGCCCCGTTAGCGGGAACGTGCCCTGGGAAAACTAACCCGTCGCCGGCGTATCGAATTCCGGCATCCACGGCAGGTCGATGATACCCGGCTCGTAACCAAGCTGTTTGATCAAGGTGGTGACCTGCCCGCGATGGTGGGTTTGGTGATTGAACAGGTGAGTCACCAGCACCCAAGCCGGCAGGACACGCGTTTTTCCGTAGGCTTGACTGGTGAATTCAAAGTCGGACGCCAACCAAGCGTCGGTGAGGGTGTCGCACCAAGCGAGGATCTCGGCGTCGGTGTGCTCGCGGGCCAGCCGCAACTCGGCGAAATCGGCATACAGTTCATGACCCAGCAGCGTGACGTCGAAGGGTCGGCCAGTGAAACGGCCCAGCCACGCTTTATCGCCGTACAGCAGATGATTGAGGGTGCCGTGGATGGATTTGAAAAACGCGCCCAGATCGCGTTTGCGATCGATATCGGCCATGGTGTCGCAAACAGCATAGAGCTGCTGGTTCATCCACTGGTTATAGCGTGCCAGCAGACGAAACTGTTGTAAGCTACCGCCAAGTTCGGACATGAAAGGCCACCTCCGCGTCTCGGTTACCCGAACGAGGTAAAACGCCAAGTCAATGGTAACGCTAAGGCGCGGCGGCGTCTTCTAAGCCGTACAAGATGGAACACATACTGGAGCGCGGCTTGGCCTTGTTACCACGCTTCTGGAACAGCGCCATGGCGTTCCATATCGGAATCCCACTGTTGACGAAGTCCGGCGCCCAGGGACGGATGCCGGACAGGCCGTTTTCGCTACCCCAAGCGGTTAGGTCACGCAGCAACTGCGCCTGTCCGCGTTCCCGAAGAGAATAACCGGGTACTTTGTTGTCCCAATTGGAGAAGGGCCCGAATAAGATGCGGGAGGCCGGATAGGCATATTCGGCCACGAAAACCGGCTTGCCGAACGTGGTATTGAGGGCAGTTACCGTGGCTTTAAAAGCATCGATACGACCGGCCAGATCAAGATCCAGCGGGGAGCTGGGGTAAAACGACAAACCCAACTCGTCGAAATCCATGCCGCCGTCGGACATGGCCTCATAAAACGCCACAGCGAACTCGGCACTGTGAGAATTGGCAATGTGGGTGGCGAAACGGGCGTTGGGATCCACTTCGCGTATTCCGTCCGCGACGGCCTTTAAGAGCTGCGCTTCATAAGGCCAGAGGTTTTCGTTCAACCAGGCAATTTGATCCGCCACCGGAGAAGTGAACAGAGAGATCACATCCCGCGTGCCGATATCCGGATCAACGTTATCGGGCGGCTGATACCAGTTCGGCCCAGCTTCGTTATCGCAGGCTCCGGGAATGGGCGCCACGGCCACGCCGGCCGTGCCGTACTCGATCTCGTTCCCCAAATCCCAAACGTTCACCGTGACGCCGGTGTCCAGTATCGTCTGCGCGATCAGTTCGCCGTAAGCTTCCAGAATAGGCAGCATCTCTTCCAGGGTGAGATCCGTCCACTCGCCGGAAAACCCGAGATCCGGATAACCGGCAAACTCAGGCGGTGTCTGGCACGAGACATCACCATAGGTGCCAAACAAGCTGACTTCCGGGTTAAACGACAAACCCAAAGAATGCGCCACCGTTGCCCTGCGGAGTGTACCGGCCAATGTGCGATCGGCGGGGGTGTTGACTTGCTCCACCGTGCCCAAGCGGGAGAAGACTTCCGTCGCGCCGTAGCGGACAAAGAGCTGCTGGAGAGATTCCAGGTCCGTGGCCTCGATACCGCCATCCCGGTAAGTAATGCCGGAACTTAATACGAATTCGGCAAACGAACTCACCGACAGCGCCACCCGAAAATCCGTCGCCGCCGGCTCGCAATCCAGATCACGGGTCAGTCCGGAGAACAATCCGGCCCAAGCCGATGGCACTCCGCTGCCCAAAGCGACCAGGACCCAGAGCGAAACCCATCTGATCGCTTTCATCGCAGCATCCTTCAAAAAATCCTGCAACAAAAACCGCAATCGCAAATTTCTTTCTTCCATAACAGGTTATATCGGAATGGATCAGCCGTTACTGGAGCACCCACCTCGACGCGACACGAGCAAACGGAGATTTATCAAAAGTAGCGGGTGTGTATGAACGCCCTAATGAAGCACGCGATTCCGTAGCATTATTTAGCAGCTATCGACGCGGGCGAGTGAACAACACGGCCAATACCAAGGAGACCGCGAACGGAAAGATGGTCGCCGGAAGCGTCGCCGACATCGCCACCGCGAACGACAAAACCTCCAAAAAAAATGGGTAGCGCTCGACGAAGGATCGTGGCGCCAGCATCGCCACGGTACCGGAGACAAAAAAACCCGCCAATCCCATTAGAAAGAGCCGTTGCGCCAAGGGCAGCAGGTTGTGCAGTCGCCGGGGCCGTCGTTGCGCCATGAGCACCGTCACAATCAGGCTGTTGGCCAACATCATACCGGCGTAAAAAGGCGTAATCTGATCAAAGAACCACGCCACGGCGAACAGCTGTAAACCGGTGAACACCCAGGCGATCACCAGCTGCACATCATTGAAAGCCCCTGTTTTCTGCCCCATCTTCTAAGCCGTGTCAGCGTTGCAAAAAGTTGTCCCCGTGCCCGCGGGATCTAACGCAACATACCATGAGCCTACACAATCCAAAGCCGAATGCCCCCGATTAGACCGCTGCGCCCTATTGGTGCAAAACGCGCACCTTGACGGCACATTGTCGATTTTTCAGTGCAACGGAATAGCCTCAACGCACCAGCACCGGACAAACGCACCAGATCGACTCCCGCTCTGGCAGATAGACCAAACCGAGATATCAGCCACCCAATACATTAAGTTGGCTTATTTTTTGCTTCAAGGGTCGCCATCGCCCACAACGTCTATTGATATTCAGGAGCGCCCTTCAAGATGAGCCAGAATTCTGGTCGACTTAATCTCCTCTCGTTCAGCGGCAACATCCGAATCCTTCATTTAACTTGGTTTGCCTTCTTTCTCACTTTCGTGATGTGGTTCAACCACGCCCCCCTGCTCGCATCCATCCGAGAAACGCTGGGACTGAGCAAAGACCAGATTCAAACCTTGCTGATACTGAACGTGGCGATGACCATTCCGGCACGGGTGATCATCGGCATGCTGGTCGACCATTTCGGGCCCAAACGGACTTATAGCAGCCTGCTCGTAATCAGTGGCTTTTTATGCATCCTGTTCGCGATCGCCCAAAGTTTCGAAATGTTGGCCCTGACACGCTTCCTGTTAGGCTTTGTCGGTGCTGGGTTCGTCATTGGCATTCGGATGATCAGCGAGTGGTTCCCCGCCAAGCAAGTGGGCGTCGCGGAAGGTATCTACGGCGGTTGGGGTAATTTTGGGTCGGCCGCAGCGGCCATGGCACTGCCCACCTTGGCGTTGATTTTCGGGGGCGATAACGGCTGGCGCTACGCGATTGGCGTCACCGGCATCATCGGCATTATCTATGGTGTCATCTACTTCTTCACGGTCACCGACACGCCCAAGGGATCAACGTATTTCAAGCCCAAACGAACCGGGGCGATGGAAGTCACCAGCGTCGGCGATCTGTATTTCTACATCGGCATGAATATCCCCATGTACCTCGCACTGGCGGTATTGGCGTGGAAGCTATCGCCCTCCGGCGTGAGCCTGATCGGCAGCCAAACCACCCTGTTCATCTATGCGGGCCTGGTGGTGGTGTTCCTGTACCAGAGTTACCACGCCTATCTCGTGAACAAGGACATATTCACCAAACCCGTTCCCAAACTTCATCAATACAAATTCAAACAGGTTGCGATTCTCGACCTGGCCTACCTGGCGGCGTTTGGTTCCGAGCTTGCCGTGGTATCCATGCTGCCGCTGTTTTTCGTCGACACATTCGAGCTCTCACAGGTCTCCGCCGGCCTGCTGGCGTCGGGCTACGCCTTCATGAACCTGGTGTCACGACCAGGCGGCGGACTCATCAGTGACCGTTTCGGCCGAAAGAAAACCATGACCGTCATGCTCACCGGACTGACCATCGGATACTTCGCCATGAGTCAGATCGATAGCAACTGGCCGATCCTGCTGGCAGTACTGGCCACCATGGCCTGCTCTTTCTTTGTCCAGGCCGGTGAAGGCGCGGTGTTCGCGCTGGTGCCGCTCATCAAGCGCCGCCTCACCGGCCAAATCGCCGGCATGGCCGGCGCCTACGGCAACGTCGGCTCCGTTCTGTTCCTGACCGTCTTATCGTTCGTCAGCCCGCAAATGTTTTTCCTTGTTATTGCCGTTTCAGCTATGGTTGCCACCGTCGCGGTTCAATTTCTGGAAGAACCGCGCGGGCAAATGGCGGAGATTCTGCCGGATGGCACCGTCGCCATGATCGACATGGAATAACCCCGGAAAAATCACTGGCCGATGCAGACACCACAAGCTTCCCTCCGTGTAGGCATTGGCCAGTGTTCCCTTGCCGGCATCAAGCCGGTGAATGAAGATTTCTTCGGCGTGGTCACGCCGGAAGAACCCGCCCTGCACACCAAAGGTATCGCCGCGGTCATCGCCGACGGCGTCAGTGCATGCGAAAACGGCCGCGAAGCCAGCGAATATTGCGCCAAGGGCTTTCTCAGCGACTACTACGCCACACCCGATTCCTGGAGCGTTAAAACGTCATCGGAACGGGTGCTGAACGCCATCAATCGCTGGATGTGTCGTCACGGGGACGGCCGCACCGTGGAACTGGCCAGTACGCTCAGCGTGGTTGTACTCAAGTCCAACACCGCACACGTCTTCCACATAGGCGACAGCCGGATCTATCACTTGCGGGGCGAGGTGATGGAACAAATTACGCGGGACCACAGCCGCTTGGTAGGCGCCAAAAAATCGTATCTGATGCGGGCCATGGGCTTTGATCCGAAACTGGAAATCGACCACAAAACCGTCGATCTGGAAGTCGGCGACTTTCTCATCATGACCACCGATGGCATTCACGACGTTCTGCCGGATCGGGAACTGCGAAACCTCATCGAGCAACACACCGCCGATTTGGCTGATGCGGCCCAGGCGATGGTCGAAGCCGCGCTGAAAGCCGGCAGTCAGGATAACCTCACGTGCCAGATCCTGCGTATCGAGAGCCTCCCCGACCCCGATGGTATCGAAACCTACAACCGCCTGGCGGCTTTG
The genomic region above belongs to Pseudomonadota bacterium and contains:
- a CDS encoding glycosyl hydrolase 53 family protein, with amino-acid sequence MKAIRWVSLWVLVALGSGVPSAWAGLFSGLTRDLDCEPAATDFRVALSVSSFAEFVLSSGITYRDGGIEATDLESLQQLFVRYGATEVFSRLGTVEQVNTPADRTLAGTLRRATVAHSLGLSFNPEVSLFGTYGDVSCQTPPEFAGYPDLGFSGEWTDLTLEEMLPILEAYGELIAQTILDTGVTVNVWDLGNEIEYGTAGVAVAPIPGACDNEAGPNWYQPPDNVDPDIGTRDVISLFTSPVADQIAWLNENLWPYEAQLLKAVADGIREVDPNARFATHIANSHSAEFAVAFYEAMSDGGMDFDELGLSFYPSSPLDLDLAGRIDAFKATVTALNTTFGKPVFVAEYAYPASRILFGPFSNWDNKVPGYSLRERGQAQLLRDLTAWGSENGLSGIRPWAPDFVNSGIPIWNAMALFQKRGNKAKPRSSMCSILYGLEDAAAP
- a CDS encoding NarK family nitrate/nitrite MFS transporter, giving the protein MSQNSGRLNLLSFSGNIRILHLTWFAFFLTFVMWFNHAPLLASIRETLGLSKDQIQTLLILNVAMTIPARVIIGMLVDHFGPKRTYSSLLVISGFLCILFAIAQSFEMLALTRFLLGFVGAGFVIGIRMISEWFPAKQVGVAEGIYGGWGNFGSAAAAMALPTLALIFGGDNGWRYAIGVTGIIGIIYGVIYFFTVTDTPKGSTYFKPKRTGAMEVTSVGDLYFYIGMNIPMYLALAVLAWKLSPSGVSLIGSQTTLFIYAGLVVVFLYQSYHAYLVNKDIFTKPVPKLHQYKFKQVAILDLAYLAAFGSELAVVSMLPLFFVDTFELSQVSAGLLASGYAFMNLVSRPGGGLISDRFGRKKTMTVMLTGLTIGYFAMSQIDSNWPILLAVLATMACSFFVQAGEGAVFALVPLIKRRLTGQIAGMAGAYGNVGSVLFLTVLSFVSPQMFFLVIAVSAMVATVAVQFLEEPRGQMAEILPDGTVAMIDME
- a CDS encoding DinB family protein is translated as MSELGGSLQQFRLLARYNQWMNQQLYAVCDTMADIDRKRDLGAFFKSIHGTLNHLLYGDKAWLGRFTGRPFDVTLLGHELYADFAELRLAREHTDAEILAWCDTLTDAWLASDFEFTSQAYGKTRVLPAWVLVTHLFNHQTHHRGQVTTLIKQLGYEPGIIDLPWMPEFDTPATG
- a CDS encoding NADH:flavin oxidoreductase/NADH oxidase family protein, with amino-acid sequence MPPITIASPLTLPCGVTLKNRIAKAALTEGLADGNNRATQAHQRLYRKWSEGGAGLVITGNVMVDRRYLERPGNLAIDQNGGEAELAALAKAGTVNGNQLWAQLSHSGRQTIRYITAEPLGPSAIPVKLPGGAFGKPRALTEDEIQDIIQRFTRAAVFAKQAGITGVQLHSAHGYLLSEFLSPKANVRTDQWGGSIENRARLLLEIVRSIRSEVGPQFPICVKLNSADFQKGGFSNEESMQVAQWLEEASVDLLEISGGTYEQLSFFGTGAEGDKQSPKAQSTLEREAYFLEYAERMRKVTRIPLMVTGGFRSLVGMNKALADDALDVIGLGRPMCVNTDLPNQLLDGSCSAAPRYEDTLRIGPGILGPASRINRLRNFNHMYAQGWYCVQLLRIGRGKAPKPGLWPALGVAQYLASEMRALRALAPR